ATAGAAAGAAAAAACTGCGATATCACCTGTCTGCTATCTGGAGGAGTCTTTGTGGTCTGAATGTGCCTTCTGCGTCAATATAAAGAGCCTTTCCTTCACCACCACCTTGGTCCAGTGGGAGCTGTATAAATCAGTACCAAAATTTTCAATCTTGAGAAAACAGACAGTggaagagagagggggggggggggcagtcttCCAATATTGGAAAAAAGATATCACGTATCCTTCTAGAATTATACTGATGTAGTGGCACCATAACATAAGATTGATATTTTACCGCAATACCTGACATGTGACACAGAGAGTATGGCACAACTGAGTCTTCCCAGACCTAAATTCACCATAAAGCTCCGTGATAGATCCTGTTTCTATTCCTCCTATCAGAATTTGAAACACAATTACATTATTTTTATGTGTCTATTGTATCAGAGTTTCTTTGTGGCAGATAGGAAATGACAAAAGGCAGAGACAGTTACCCTCCAATATTTTATCAAGTTCTCTTGATCCTGTTGTAACTTGGATAATCTCGAGCCTCTGCGCATGAAGTTGGGTAGCACTAGTAAATCCCAGTGGAACCAACTTCGAAGCTGTCAGATGTTTATCAACATTCAGTACCTTTGCATGTGGAAATTCTTTTGTATACGAAGCAATGCAAATAATGTTCCTAAATTCCTATAGTAGAGGGAAACAATTACTTGCCTGCTTCAATTATCTTATCGACTTTGGCTTCACTAATCCCTTTAATTTGCAAAAGATCTTTCCTTGGAGAATAAGCTACAGACTCCACTGTGCAAAGACCAGCATCTTTGAGCTTTTTCACATCAACTGCAGCTATTCCAGATGCCTTCACAGAAAAATTAACATAATTTTAGTCTAGTTGTGACATTAACATTCAGGATTTTCTAAGGAAGAAGACCACTTCATTTCAGTTAACAAAACAGATTACATCCTCAACAGCCTACACGAGAGTCCAGATGGCCTAATGATAAAACTATTTCGCACTATGAATTTCAGACACCTAGCATGGAAAAGTAACTTTAGATACTAAGAATCTGAGATAGGATGCTGAGTTGCTGACAAGAAAATGGGATACGATTTCACAACTGCCATGGCTGATTGGCTGCCGCACATGGTGCCTTGGGGAGAATGTAAATTGCTTTCAGAAGGATGTATCAACATTTCGTACTTTAAAGAATTAGAACATCATAAAATCAAATCGTATAAGCATTACTTCCAGAAAGACAACGCGTGCATGTGCAATGCATAAGTTTTAGATGCCAGGAATCATAAAGCTTGGAAAACAAAGTACAGGTCCTCTTAATTGCATACAACTAGAGACGGGTATGTCTGCAAATTGTTTAGACTTCAAGAACCGGTAGTGCAGATATACAGTCCAACTTTTGTCCTGATCCCTTAAAAATGTGGGAAAATCACGCATCAGAAATGGTGACAGCAAACATTAACATTTCAGTAACGATCTTTAAGGGTGCTAACAAATCAACCCCGTTGAATCAGTGAATCAAGCCTCTGGTGATACGCCATATGCGGATCGGAAAATTGTGTACCAAAATGAAAGGAGAGCATCCATTTCATGCATGTGAAGTTCCCGAGAGAAAAAGGAACCGGGAATTCGGGGGTTCAGGGCCGATAACTCTACCGGAAAGGGACTCCCAAATAGGATAAATCCGCCTCAAAACAACCCAAATAACCGAAGTGCGGACTAAATCTTCGACTTCACGCGGTTCCGAGGGCAAGAACCTAGGGTTTACCGCCAAGAACCCGCCAAATCGAACACCGAAGAGAAAAATGGGGAAAAAGGAGCGGGTCAGTCGCATCCAGTTGCGGCGTTCGGCCGCACCCCCCATTCCACGACGGGAAAGGGAGCGGATCGTGACAGAAAACCCCGCTCTCGGCGGCCTCCGCGGCGGAGAAAGAGCGGATCGAttgagggggaggggggcgggATGGGTGTTGAGCGGAGCGCACCTGGAGGTGCTCGATGGGGAAAGGCCCGTgctccccggcctcctcctcctcgacgggAGCCGCCGCGGCCGCCTTCTGGTGCGCCGCCGCCGACGACATGGGGCCCACCACTCGAAGAGACAGAGAGATGCTCGGGATGTGAggcgtttctctctctctctctcttctgagcAGAGGAGGCGGGTTTTGGGGCTGAAACAGAACGCGAAGGCGCCAAAGTTTTATAATTGGGCGTCGTGGTTCTACCGGACGCggcctcccttccttctcctcgcGGAAGGCAGCGGCGAGCGGCAAATTTTTGTACAGTGGATTTCAGGCAACCATAACTTCAACGCTGCGTTTGGATGTCTTTAcaagtgtactccctccgtccggaaatacttgtcatgaaaatgaataaaaagaggtgtatctagaactaaaatacatttaaATACATCCACTTTtattcatcttgatgacaagtatttccggacggagggagtatcatcttACGAGGTAAATACATCAGTTATAGAACTTGCACGCGACGATCAGTTTGATACacaaacttgtaaaatacgtgtttCTGGTCATCAAACTCACACAAATGTTCATATACGGTCACATTCCATGTACGCAGACATATCCGTAGCCTATGTGGCATTGCCAGCATGGCCAGGGCCCACTGTAAGCCCGCGACGTATGGTAGATCTGCAGGCTTTTTCTTTTTTTACGTATTATGCATCTATTTTTTAATTTATTAAGCCCCTAAAATAAAATGGTTTTTATTTACGTATAAAGCCCCTAAATTAAATGGAAAAACAAGGGATGGTTCGGTTACGAACTAGGAACATGCCCCTACTAGGCTCGGGTTAACAACCACCAAACCAATGATCATTCATGTCTAGATAGCATAAATATTTTTTATATCATATAAACAAGGCCGAAAAATCAATTCTACAAGAAATGTAACCCCAAAAAAGGGAGCACCGTGGCTCGACTATGTGACCTCGTGGTCAACGTTAACTAAGATTACCACCGGACTTCGACAACACAACatatccaaatgggataaaatatTTTTCATGCTGTTATTCCTTCTTGTTCTAtgtaagaaaaaaaattatattctTGTGTTTGTGATATTTAATAAGTGTTTATGTGTTACAAAAAAAGGtgtgtgacatttaaaaaaatgtttaagcATTGTAAACCACATTTGTGTAATTAAAAATGATATGTTgcgttttaaaaatgttcatgcattccaAAAAAATCTGGTCATGACATTTTTTAAATGCCTATACAATGTATAAAGCTGTTTGTGTAGCTCAAAAATGTTTCATACCATCCGAAAATGTTGAAAACATAGctgaaaaaagtttcagaacttGTATTTcgaaaaaaaatgttaatcatatgtTTAAAAAGTATTAGGCATATATTTTTTTAAATACTCCAAACATAGATGTATACTGGAGTATTTAAAATATATGTGTATCAAAACATAGATGTATACTGGAGTATTTAAAACATCAAAACATATGTGTATCATATGGAGTATATGTTTCAATACACATAAGTTtcaaaacttgtatttgaaaaaaatgttaatctggACATGTTgtgttgattaacatttttttcaaatacaagtttttgAAACTTTTTAAAATGCCGCATACCTTTTTTGTAACACATAAATATTTTTTGAATGTCACAAACACAAGAATATAAATTGTTTTCTTACATCTGGACGTGTTGTGTTGTTGGTGGTAATCTTAGTTAACCTTGACCACAAGGTCACATGGTCGAGCCGCGGTGCTCATTTTTTTCGTGTTACATTTCTTGTAAAATTTATTTTCAGTCAATGTTTATATGATACAGA
The sequence above is drawn from the Triticum aestivum cultivar Chinese Spring chromosome 7A, IWGSC CS RefSeq v2.1, whole genome shotgun sequence genome and encodes:
- the LOC100240700 gene encoding DNA repair protein RAD51 homolog B, coding for MSSAAAHQKAAAAAPVEEEEAGEHGPFPIEHLQASGIAAVDVKKLKDAGLCTVESVAYSPRKDLLQIKGISEAKVDKIIEAASKLVPLGFTSATQLHAQRLEIIQVTTGSRELDKILEGGIETGSITELYGEFRSGKTQLCHTLCVTCQLPLDQGGGEGKALYIDAEGTFRPQRLLQIADRFGLNGADVLENVAYARAYNTDHQSRLLLEAASMMVETRFALMVIDSATALYRTDFSGRGELSARQMHLAKFLRSLQKLADEFGVAVVISNQVVAQVDGGAMFAGPQIKPIGGNIMAHASTTRLYLRKGRAEERICKVVSSPCLAEAEARFQISPEGVTDVKD